In Sedimenticola thiotaurini, the following proteins share a genomic window:
- the secG gene encoding preprotein translocase subunit SecG, giving the protein MQTVLVVVHLFLALGVIGLVLMQHGKGADAGAAFGSGSSGTVFGAAGSANFLSRATALLATLFFLTSLGMGWFAMQSVERPGLIIEDTQPAVEVPVSDPAPVSEVPAIPGPAAGAAAEEIPVIPSTTTGGGEQPKGTE; this is encoded by the coding sequence ATGCAAACAGTTCTGGTCGTAGTCCATCTCTTCCTGGCGTTGGGCGTCATTGGTCTTGTGCTGATGCAGCACGGCAAGGGTGCTGACGCAGGCGCGGCTTTTGGTTCCGGGTCATCGGGTACCGTATTCGGTGCCGCAGGTTCCGCCAACTTTTTAAGCCGGGCGACCGCCTTGCTGGCAACTCTTTTCTTCCTGACCAGCCTGGGAATGGGTTGGTTTGCCATGCAGTCAGTGGAACGCCCCGGACTGATTATCGAAGATACTCAGCCAGCGGTGGAGGTGCCGGTCTCCGATCCGGCGCCTGTGTCTGAAGTCCCGGCTATTCCCGGTCCCGCAGCCGGCGCCGCAGCAGAAGAGATACCCGTGATTCCCTCCACAACAACCGGTGGTGGCGAACAGCCGAAGGGAACTGAATGA
- the tpiA gene encoding triose-phosphate isomerase, whose product MRQPLVAGNWKMNGSLESISLLLQGIKAGMGDVKRAAVAVCAPAIYLPAVQQQLQGSGIGWGGQDVSAEASGAYTGEIATSMLKDFGCQYVIVGHSERRAYHGETDELVARKYAAARAAGLIPILCVGETLDEREQGVTESVVARQLDAVIQLEGVGALADGVVAYEPVWAIGTGKTATPEQAQEVHGFIRQRVAEQDATVAEGLRILYGGSMKPDNAQELIAKPDIDGGLIGGASLNAADFLGICTAAN is encoded by the coding sequence ATGCGTCAACCACTCGTTGCGGGTAACTGGAAAATGAACGGCTCTCTGGAGAGCATCAGCCTGCTGCTCCAGGGCATTAAGGCTGGCATGGGCGATGTGAAGCGTGCAGCTGTTGCTGTCTGTGCTCCAGCCATCTATCTGCCGGCTGTCCAGCAACAGTTACAGGGGAGTGGGATTGGCTGGGGAGGGCAGGACGTCTCAGCCGAAGCCTCCGGTGCCTATACCGGCGAGATCGCCACCTCCATGTTGAAGGATTTTGGTTGCCAATACGTGATTGTCGGTCACTCGGAACGGCGCGCTTATCATGGCGAAACCGATGAGCTGGTGGCACGCAAATACGCCGCTGCCCGGGCAGCCGGCCTGATCCCGATACTCTGTGTTGGCGAAACCCTGGATGAGCGGGAGCAGGGGGTGACTGAATCGGTGGTTGCCCGTCAATTGGATGCAGTGATTCAGCTGGAGGGCGTCGGTGCACTGGCTGATGGGGTGGTGGCCTATGAGCCGGTTTGGGCAATCGGTACCGGCAAGACCGCTACACCGGAACAGGCCCAGGAAGTACATGGTTTTATTCGCCAACGGGTGGCTGAACAGGACGCAACGGTGGCCGAAGGTCTCCGTATCCTGTACGGTGGCAGCATGAAACCGGATAATGCTCAGGAACTGATTGCCAAGCCGGATATTGACGGGGGGCTCATCGGAGGCGCTTCGCTCAATGCGGCAGATTTTCTTGGAATCTGCACGGCCGCCAACTGA
- the glmM gene encoding phosphoglucosamine mutase: MKRKYFGTDGIRGRVGEGKITPEFVMRLGWAAGRVLGQGRGGKVLIGKDTRISGYLLESALEAGLVAAGVDIHLLGPMPTPGIAYLTRTLHAQAGIVISASHNPHCDNGIKFFSSEGKKLPDEVEIQIEQELDKPMTTVDSEHLGKAYRVNDAAGRYIEFCKSTIPWTMSFKGMKIVVDCAHGATYHIAPHVFRELGAEVVAIGAEPDGLNINAGVGSTHIETLQKAVLEQQADLGIALDGDGDRLMMVDAGGSVLDGDDILYIIACSRLRRGVLEGGIVGTKMTNFGLEYALNEQGIDLVRTDVGDRYILERLQLERWSLGGEPSGHIICLDRTTTGDGIISALQVLAEINKSGRTLKELRDGYKKFPQITRNVKLGSVPAAELMAAGSVCEAVAEAERALAGSGRVLLRPSGTEPLLRVTVEGPDDLQVDQLSQQIVDVLTQLVSEPV; this comes from the coding sequence TTGAAACGGAAATATTTTGGTACCGATGGTATCCGCGGCCGTGTTGGTGAGGGAAAAATAACGCCCGAGTTTGTCATGCGTCTGGGCTGGGCTGCGGGGCGCGTCCTCGGTCAGGGGCGCGGTGGTAAGGTTCTGATCGGCAAGGATACCCGGATATCGGGCTATCTGCTGGAGTCGGCGCTGGAGGCCGGCTTGGTGGCTGCCGGGGTGGATATCCATCTGCTGGGCCCCATGCCGACCCCGGGAATCGCCTATCTGACCCGTACTCTGCATGCCCAGGCCGGTATTGTGATCAGCGCTTCGCACAATCCCCACTGCGACAACGGCATCAAGTTCTTTTCCAGTGAAGGTAAAAAGTTACCTGACGAGGTGGAGATCCAGATCGAACAGGAACTGGATAAGCCGATGACCACGGTGGATTCTGAACACCTCGGCAAGGCGTATCGGGTCAATGACGCCGCTGGCCGCTATATTGAATTTTGTAAGAGTACCATTCCCTGGACCATGAGCTTCAAGGGAATGAAGATTGTTGTGGATTGCGCCCATGGCGCGACCTACCACATCGCTCCCCATGTGTTCCGGGAATTGGGTGCGGAGGTGGTAGCCATCGGTGCTGAACCGGATGGGTTGAATATCAACGCTGGTGTCGGTTCCACCCATATCGAGACTCTGCAGAAAGCGGTGCTGGAGCAACAGGCAGATCTGGGTATCGCCCTGGACGGGGATGGAGACCGTCTGATGATGGTGGATGCCGGTGGTTCAGTGCTTGATGGGGATGACATTCTCTACATCATCGCCTGTTCCCGATTGCGTCGGGGCGTCCTGGAAGGGGGCATTGTCGGTACCAAGATGACTAATTTCGGCCTGGAATACGCCCTGAATGAACAGGGTATAGATCTGGTACGCACGGACGTGGGAGATCGCTATATTCTGGAGCGGTTGCAGCTGGAGCGCTGGTCCCTGGGCGGAGAGCCATCGGGGCACATTATCTGTCTGGATCGGACCACCACGGGTGATGGTATCATTTCGGCTCTACAGGTCCTGGCGGAGATCAACAAGAGCGGCAGGACGTTGAAAGAGTTGCGGGATGGTTACAAGAAATTCCCACAGATCACCCGGAATGTGAAGCTGGGTAGTGTCCCGGCTGCAGAGCTGATGGCTGCCGGTTCGGTGTGCGAGGCGGTGGCGGAAGCTGAGCGCGCGCTGGCCGGTTCTGGACGGGTGTTGCTGCGGCCTTCCGGTACAGAGCCCCTGCTTCGGGTAACAGTAGAAGGACCGGACGATCTGCAGGTCGATCAGTTGTCCCAGCAGATTGTGGATGTGTTGACTCAGTTAGTGAGTGAGCCGGTCTAG